The proteins below are encoded in one region of Sporosarcina sp. FSL K6-1508:
- a CDS encoding protein arginine kinase produces MSIEKFMRNAVTPWMTAYGEHSDIVMSTRIRLARNLTGYRFPIAFTEKEAMAVDRAVTGVLLDSMQSGYSYTKMSDLPALERQVLVEKHLISPQLAAPDRHGAVLLSENETVSVMVNEEDHIRIQCIYPGLQLMDAYKQADQVDDYLEKELPYAFDEDFGYLTSCPSNTGTGMRASVMMHLPALTMTKQIDRIIPAISRLGIIVRGSYGEGSEAPGNVYQVSNQTTLGKTEQEILADLGNIASRLIGHERKSRELLLTKSRIALENRLFRSLGTISYARLLPSGEAARCLSDVRLGIDLGIIQDVDMSILNELMIFMQAGFLQQYASTELSQEERDIFRAKLFRERLTVERAAPSAGSNPEE; encoded by the coding sequence ATGTCGATTGAAAAGTTCATGCGTAATGCGGTAACCCCTTGGATGACTGCTTATGGAGAGCATTCAGACATCGTGATGTCGACGCGAATTAGGCTTGCCCGCAACTTGACGGGGTATCGTTTTCCTATTGCATTTACTGAAAAAGAAGCGATGGCAGTTGACAGAGCGGTTACGGGTGTTTTGCTTGATTCTATGCAAAGCGGGTATTCCTACACCAAGATGTCCGATTTGCCCGCACTGGAGCGTCAAGTGCTTGTTGAAAAACATCTGATCAGCCCGCAGCTTGCGGCCCCTGATCGGCATGGTGCAGTCCTGCTATCGGAAAATGAAACTGTAAGTGTCATGGTGAACGAGGAAGACCATATTCGAATACAGTGTATTTACCCAGGGCTGCAGCTTATGGATGCCTATAAACAAGCTGATCAGGTTGATGACTATCTCGAAAAAGAACTACCTTATGCTTTCGATGAAGACTTCGGCTATTTGACAAGCTGTCCATCGAATACGGGAACCGGCATGCGCGCATCAGTGATGATGCATTTGCCCGCACTTACGATGACGAAGCAGATTGACCGTATTATCCCTGCCATCTCTCGGCTTGGAATAATCGTCCGTGGAAGTTACGGAGAGGGAAGCGAGGCGCCCGGTAATGTCTATCAAGTGTCGAATCAGACGACGCTCGGAAAAACAGAACAGGAAATTCTTGCGGATCTTGGAAATATTGCATCTCGGCTGATTGGGCATGAGCGGAAATCACGCGAGTTGTTGCTTACGAAGTCCCGAATTGCGCTTGAGAATAGGTTATTCCGTTCGCTGGGTACAATTAGCTATGCTCGGTTATTACCTTCAGGCGAGGCGGCACGTTGCCTCTCGGACGTCAGACTCGGTATAGACTTAGGCATTATCCAGGACGTTGATATGTCGATTTTGAACGAGTTGATGATTTTTATGCAGGCAGGATTCCTGCAACAATATGCAAGCACGGAATTATCTCAAGAAGAACGAGATATATTCAGGGCGAAACTATTTCGTGAACGGCTCACTGTAGAAAGAGCAGCTCCCTCAGCTGGAAGTAATCCAGAAGAGTGA
- the ispF gene encoding 2-C-methyl-D-erythritol 2,4-cyclodiphosphate synthase: protein MIRIGQGFDVHKFEAGRPLIIGGVTIPHDRGLTGHSDADVLLHTITDAALGAIGEGDIGRHFPDTDAAFKNADSAVLLEKIWTLVEDKGYKLGNIDCTIIAQKPKMAPYIEVIRKRVAELLKADETQVNIKATTTEQLGFTGREEGIASMATILLIKA from the coding sequence ATGATTCGCATAGGACAAGGTTTTGATGTACATAAATTCGAGGCAGGTCGCCCGCTTATCATTGGCGGCGTAACAATTCCGCATGACAGGGGGTTAACGGGCCATTCTGACGCGGATGTGCTTCTGCATACAATTACTGATGCGGCTCTTGGCGCGATCGGTGAAGGAGATATCGGACGGCATTTCCCAGATACGGATGCTGCATTCAAAAATGCGGACTCCGCAGTACTGTTAGAAAAAATCTGGACACTCGTAGAAGACAAAGGCTATAAACTCGGAAATATTGACTGCACGATTATTGCACAAAAGCCAAAAATGGCACCGTATATTGAAGTGATTCGTAAGCGTGTCGCAGAGTTGTTGAAGGCAGATGAAACACAAGTGAATATTAAAGCGACGACAACAGAACAACTAGGATTTACTGGACGCGAAGAAGGGATTGCTTCTATGGCGACGATTCTTCTCATTAAGGCATAA
- a CDS encoding ATP-dependent Clp protease ATP-binding subunit gives MMFNRFTQRAQKVLQLAQEEAIRMKHESIGTEHILLGLIREGGGIAAKALEAIGVNFETIVQGVEKLVGAGTKDVGPIVHYTPRAKKVIELSVDESRKLGHSYIGTEHILLALIREGEGVAARVLNNAGVSLNKARQQVLQLLGSNDSSATGQGISNSAATPTLDSLARDLTEVAREGLLDPVIGRSKEITRVIEVLARRTKNNPVLIGEPGVGKTAIAEGLAQQVINNEVPEILRDKRVMTLDMGTVVAGTKYRGEFEDRMKKVMEEIRQAGNIILFIDELHTLIGAGGAEGAIDASNILKPSLARGELQCIGATTLDEYRKYIEKDAALERRFQPIQVDEPTVDETIQILHGLRDRYEAHHRVKITDESIEAAAKMSDRYISDRFLPDKAIDLIDEAGSKVRLRSYTTPPNLKELELKLEAIRSEKNAAVQSQEFEKAASFRDKEQKMKEELETTKTDWKEKQGQKESEVTVEDIAEVVAMWTGIPVSKIAEAESAKLLNMEEMLHERVIGQSEAVTAISRAIRRARAGLKDPKRPIGSFIFLGPTGIGKTELARALAEVMFGDEDAMIRVDMSEYMEKHSTSRLVGSPPGYVGYEEGGQLTEKVRRKPYSVVLLDEIEKAHPDVFNVLLQVLEDGRLTDSKGRTVDFRNTVVIMTSNVGAQELRKNRYVGFNLGDAGRDYEGMKSAMLEELKKAFRPEFLNRVDEMIVFHSLEKEHLREIVSLMSNELTKRLGEQDIELELTDEAKMKIVDVGYDPDYGARPLRRAIQKHVEDRLSEELLKGTILLGGKVLIDVVDGEFVVKTGKDAEKQQVVEIEEVLEK, from the coding sequence ATGATGTTTAATCGATTTACACAGCGAGCACAGAAAGTATTGCAACTTGCCCAAGAAGAGGCTATCCGTATGAAACACGAGTCTATTGGAACAGAACACATTTTGCTTGGGCTAATTCGTGAAGGTGGAGGCATTGCTGCAAAAGCGCTTGAAGCGATAGGTGTCAACTTTGAAACAATCGTACAAGGTGTAGAAAAACTTGTAGGGGCTGGAACAAAGGATGTCGGTCCAATCGTCCATTACACACCTCGAGCAAAAAAGGTCATTGAATTATCGGTGGATGAGTCACGCAAGCTTGGCCATTCTTATATCGGAACAGAACATATTTTGCTGGCACTTATCCGCGAAGGAGAAGGTGTGGCAGCACGTGTCTTGAATAATGCTGGTGTCAGCCTTAACAAAGCGCGTCAACAAGTACTTCAGCTTCTTGGAAGCAATGACAGTTCTGCAACCGGCCAAGGCATTTCAAATTCTGCAGCAACACCGACATTGGATAGCTTGGCACGTGATTTAACGGAAGTGGCACGTGAAGGTTTGCTTGATCCGGTTATCGGTCGGAGCAAGGAAATAACACGCGTCATCGAAGTGCTAGCGCGCCGTACAAAAAACAATCCAGTGCTAATCGGGGAACCGGGTGTTGGTAAGACGGCAATCGCGGAAGGACTCGCGCAGCAAGTCATCAACAACGAAGTGCCGGAAATTCTCCGTGACAAGCGTGTTATGACACTTGATATGGGAACGGTCGTTGCAGGTACGAAATACCGTGGTGAATTCGAAGACCGCATGAAAAAAGTGATGGAAGAGATTCGACAGGCGGGCAATATCATCCTGTTCATCGATGAACTGCATACGCTGATTGGGGCGGGCGGAGCTGAAGGTGCAATCGATGCATCTAATATCCTGAAGCCATCTCTGGCACGCGGTGAATTGCAATGTATCGGTGCAACGACGCTCGACGAATATCGTAAATATATCGAAAAAGATGCAGCACTTGAAAGACGTTTCCAACCGATTCAAGTCGACGAGCCGACTGTCGATGAAACGATTCAGATTCTCCATGGCCTACGCGATCGTTATGAAGCGCATCACCGTGTGAAAATCACTGACGAATCAATTGAAGCGGCTGCAAAAATGTCGGATCGCTATATTTCTGATAGATTCCTTCCTGACAAAGCGATTGACTTGATTGACGAAGCGGGTTCGAAAGTACGCCTTCGTTCATATACAACACCGCCAAATTTGAAAGAGCTTGAATTGAAATTGGAAGCAATCCGCTCTGAAAAGAATGCTGCTGTCCAAAGTCAAGAATTTGAAAAAGCGGCATCGTTCCGTGATAAAGAACAGAAGATGAAAGAAGAACTTGAAACAACTAAAACAGACTGGAAAGAAAAACAGGGCCAGAAAGAGTCCGAAGTAACAGTTGAAGATATCGCAGAAGTTGTAGCGATGTGGACTGGAATACCGGTTTCTAAAATAGCCGAAGCGGAATCTGCTAAGCTGCTCAATATGGAAGAGATGCTTCATGAACGCGTCATTGGCCAAAGTGAAGCAGTGACAGCTATTTCCCGGGCAATACGACGGGCACGTGCAGGGTTAAAAGATCCGAAGCGTCCGATTGGTTCCTTCATTTTCCTTGGACCAACAGGCATCGGGAAAACGGAATTGGCAAGAGCACTTGCAGAAGTCATGTTCGGTGATGAAGATGCAATGATCCGTGTCGATATGTCCGAGTACATGGAGAAGCACTCGACGTCGCGTCTCGTCGGTTCACCTCCGGGGTATGTAGGTTATGAAGAAGGCGGACAGTTAACAGAAAAGGTTCGTCGGAAACCATATTCAGTTGTCCTGTTAGATGAAATTGAAAAAGCTCACCCGGATGTCTTCAATGTACTCTTGCAAGTACTGGAAGATGGAAGATTGACGGATTCAAAAGGACGCACAGTTGACTTCCGTAACACGGTTGTCATTATGACATCCAACGTAGGAGCACAAGAATTAAGAAAGAATCGTTACGTCGGTTTCAACTTAGGAGATGCAGGTCGTGATTACGAAGGCATGAAATCGGCAATGCTTGAAGAGCTGAAGAAAGCATTCCGTCCGGAGTTCTTAAACCGTGTCGATGAAATGATCGTTTTCCATTCACTCGAAAAAGAGCATTTGCGTGAAATCGTCTCGCTTATGTCCAATGAATTGACAAAACGTCTAGGTGAACAGGATATCGAACTTGAGTTGACTGATGAAGCGAAAATGAAAATCGTCGATGTCGGTTATGATCCGGATTATGGTGCTCGACCACTACGTCGTGCAATTCAGAAACACGTTGAGGACCGGTTGTCTGAGGAACTCCTTAAAGGGACGATTCTGCTAGGCGGTAAAGTACTCATCGATGTAGTCGATGGAGAATTTGTTGTCAAGACAGGCAAAGATGCCGAAAAACAACAGGTCGTGGAAATAGAAGAAGTACTAGAAAAATAA
- the cysS gene encoding cysteine--tRNA ligase, with product MTIQIYNTLTRKKEPFIPLEEGKVKMYVCGPTVYNYIHIGNARPVIVYDTVRRYLEYRGYDVTYVSNFTDVDDKIIKAANELGEEVGELTERFINAYFEDVSALGCGKADVHPRVTDHIEDIVDFVNVLVDKGFAYESQGDVYYRTQKFDGYGKLSHQSTDELKVGARIEEGNKKENPLDFALWKSAKTGEISWDSPWGLGRPGWHIECSVMAREHLGDTIDIHAGGQDLTFPHHENEIAQSEAMTGKQFARYWMHNGYINIDNEKMSKSLGNFVLVNDIRKQIDPKVLRFFMLSVHYRHPVNFSQELVVSAENGLARIRTAYNNLKHRLETSADLGDQKDIWNHKVDEIKSEFETAMDDDFNTANAIASIFELSKLANVYLLEKNTQSDVLEHFIHTFDGLMTVLGLPLDDEAGLLDEDIEALIEERLAARRNRDFNRSDEIRDELKAQGIILEDTAQGTRWKRG from the coding sequence ATGACGATTCAAATTTATAACACGTTAACACGCAAGAAAGAGCCCTTTATCCCATTGGAAGAAGGCAAAGTGAAGATGTATGTCTGCGGCCCTACTGTTTATAATTACATCCACATCGGAAACGCACGTCCGGTTATTGTTTATGATACGGTACGTCGCTACCTTGAATATCGTGGATATGACGTAACATACGTCTCAAATTTCACAGACGTCGATGACAAAATCATTAAGGCGGCAAACGAACTCGGGGAAGAGGTCGGTGAACTGACGGAACGCTTCATCAATGCTTACTTCGAAGACGTCTCTGCGCTCGGTTGCGGCAAAGCGGATGTTCATCCGCGTGTGACGGATCATATTGAAGATATTGTTGATTTCGTCAACGTGTTGGTTGATAAAGGCTTCGCCTATGAATCGCAAGGGGATGTCTATTACCGTACTCAGAAATTCGATGGCTATGGTAAATTGTCTCACCAATCAACGGATGAACTAAAGGTTGGAGCGCGAATTGAGGAAGGCAATAAGAAAGAAAATCCGCTCGACTTTGCCCTATGGAAATCGGCTAAAACGGGTGAAATTTCATGGGATAGTCCATGGGGATTAGGGCGTCCAGGCTGGCATATCGAATGCTCGGTCATGGCAAGAGAGCACCTTGGCGATACAATCGATATTCATGCGGGAGGTCAAGATCTGACATTCCCACATCATGAAAACGAAATCGCTCAATCGGAAGCGATGACAGGCAAACAGTTTGCCCGTTATTGGATGCACAATGGGTACATTAATATCGATAATGAAAAAATGTCCAAATCACTGGGTAATTTTGTTCTTGTAAACGATATTAGGAAGCAGATTGATCCGAAAGTACTTCGTTTCTTTATGTTATCCGTTCACTACAGACATCCGGTCAATTTCTCGCAAGAATTAGTTGTGAGTGCAGAAAACGGGCTTGCTCGAATCCGTACCGCATATAACAACTTGAAACACCGACTCGAAACGTCTGCGGATCTCGGCGACCAGAAAGATATCTGGAATCATAAAGTGGATGAAATTAAAAGTGAGTTTGAAACGGCAATGGATGACGACTTCAACACGGCGAACGCTATTGCATCGATATTCGAGTTATCGAAGCTGGCAAACGTCTATTTGCTAGAAAAGAATACGCAATCGGATGTCCTTGAGCATTTCATCCATACATTTGATGGGTTGATGACGGTTCTTGGATTGCCACTTGATGACGAAGCAGGTTTATTGGACGAAGACATCGAAGCGCTAATTGAAGAACGGCTAGCGGCACGCCGCAACCGTGATTTCAATCGATCAGACGAAATTCGTGATGAATTGAAAGCGCAAGGCATCATCCTGGAAGATACAGCACAAGGCACACGTTGGAAAAGAGGATGA
- the cysE gene encoding serine O-acetyltransferase, producing the protein MFRRMKEDVRCIFEQDPAARNTFEVVLTYSGLHALWSHRIAHALYKRKLLFLARLVSQISRFFTGIEIHPGAKIGRRFFIDHGMGVVIGETCEIGNDVTIYQGVTLGGTGKESGKRHPTLHDNVLVASGAKVLGSITIGEGSKVGAGSVVLKDVPPESTVVGIPGKVVISNGVRVKSKHDHRDMPDPVADRCQMLENEINYLKNRLEQLENSKVKEGDLS; encoded by the coding sequence TTGTTTCGCAGAATGAAAGAAGACGTTCGGTGCATATTTGAACAGGACCCGGCGGCACGTAATACTTTCGAAGTGGTGTTAACTTATTCCGGATTACACGCGTTATGGTCTCATCGAATTGCACATGCTTTGTATAAAAGAAAGTTATTATTTTTAGCACGTCTTGTCTCGCAGATCAGCCGTTTTTTCACAGGAATAGAAATTCATCCCGGCGCAAAGATTGGGCGCAGGTTTTTCATAGATCACGGTATGGGTGTTGTCATAGGAGAAACATGTGAAATCGGTAATGACGTCACGATTTACCAAGGCGTAACCCTCGGCGGTACAGGTAAAGAAAGCGGCAAGCGGCATCCGACGCTTCATGATAATGTACTTGTTGCATCGGGTGCGAAAGTGTTGGGCTCCATCACAATTGGTGAGGGCAGTAAAGTAGGGGCAGGTTCAGTCGTGCTAAAAGACGTACCGCCGGAGTCGACGGTTGTTGGTATCCCGGGGAAGGTCGTCATTTCGAACGGTGTGCGGGTGAAGAGTAAACATGATCATCGTGACATGCCGGATCCTGTAGCTGATAGATGTCAGATGCTTGAAAATGAGATTAACTATTTGAAAAACAGGCTCGAACAATTGGAGAATTCCAAAGTGAAGGAAGGGGATTTATCATGA
- the ispD gene encoding 2-C-methyl-D-erythritol 4-phosphate cytidylyltransferase: MNYTVMMPAAGSGQRMGAGYNKLFLKLDDKPILIHTLDVFEGDPACEGIILAVKSDEREYIQALLEEFAIRKVTALVDGGGERQDSVAACMKVYDKDGIVLVHDAARPFIRLSVIAELVKVANEHGAAIAGVRAKDTMKYAKEGVVEQTVDRGKLWVIQTPQAFRYALLKRSSEEAQAQGFLGTDESMLVERFGQPVHIVESTYDNVKMTTQEDLLFGEILLRRRQEDFNDSHRTRF, from the coding sequence GTGAACTATACAGTTATGATGCCTGCAGCTGGAAGCGGTCAGCGAATGGGTGCAGGTTATAATAAACTTTTTTTAAAATTGGATGACAAGCCGATTTTGATTCATACGCTCGATGTGTTCGAAGGTGATCCGGCATGCGAGGGGATCATCCTTGCGGTAAAGTCAGACGAACGTGAGTATATCCAAGCGTTGCTTGAAGAGTTTGCTATCAGGAAAGTGACTGCGCTGGTAGATGGCGGAGGAGAACGGCAAGATAGTGTGGCGGCATGTATGAAAGTATATGACAAGGATGGTATTGTTCTTGTCCATGATGCTGCAAGACCGTTTATCCGCCTCTCGGTCATTGCTGAACTGGTGAAAGTAGCTAACGAACATGGTGCGGCAATTGCGGGTGTGCGGGCGAAAGACACGATGAAATATGCAAAGGAGGGCGTTGTTGAGCAGACGGTGGATCGCGGCAAGTTATGGGTCATCCAAACCCCGCAGGCGTTTCGATACGCTTTGCTTAAACGGTCGTCTGAAGAAGCACAAGCACAAGGCTTTCTAGGGACGGATGAATCAATGCTTGTAGAACGTTTCGGACAGCCTGTGCACATCGTCGAAAGTACGTATGACAATGTTAAGATGACTACACAGGAAGATCTCCTATTCGGAGAGATCTTATTAAGAAGGAGACAGGAGGATTTTAATGATTCGCATAGGACAAGGTTTTGA
- the radA gene encoding DNA repair protein RadA has translation MAKRKTKFMCKSCGYESPKWMGRCPGCGEWNTMEEEVEVVAQKGPRGAFQHTDAVRQKALPISSIEMVQEPRIDTDLDEFNRVLGGGIVPGSLILIGGDPGIGKSTLLLQVSSLLANKGQRVLYISGEESIRQTKLRAERLGVKSDELYIYAETDLGLIHETIADVKPTFVIVDSIQTVHHPEVASAPGSVSQVRECTAQLMRIAKTQNIAIFLVGHVTKDGQIAGPRLLEHMVDTVLYFEGERHHTYRILRSVKNRFGSTNEIAIFEMLQSGLKEVLNPSELFLQERSQGGPGSTVVASMEGTRPILVEIQALVTPSSFNYPKRMATGLDQNRVSLLMAVLEKRMGMLLQAQDAYIKVAGGVKLDEPAIDLAVLMSIVSSYRDLAAGLSDCFIGEVGLTGEVRRVSRIEQRVTEAAKLGFERVIVPASNLGGWDYPKGIRVVGVETVSDALKIAFKE, from the coding sequence ATGGCAAAAAGAAAGACAAAGTTCATGTGTAAATCCTGTGGCTATGAATCACCGAAGTGGATGGGCAGGTGTCCAGGCTGCGGCGAATGGAACACGATGGAAGAAGAAGTTGAAGTTGTTGCCCAAAAAGGTCCGCGCGGTGCATTTCAGCATACGGATGCTGTTCGTCAAAAAGCATTGCCGATCAGTTCAATCGAGATGGTGCAGGAACCACGAATCGACACAGACCTGGATGAGTTTAACCGGGTTCTGGGCGGCGGGATTGTACCTGGCTCACTCATTCTGATTGGTGGAGATCCGGGCATTGGAAAGTCGACACTCCTTCTTCAAGTGTCTTCACTGCTTGCGAATAAAGGGCAGCGTGTCCTTTATATTTCAGGGGAGGAATCAATTCGCCAGACGAAACTGCGTGCAGAAAGACTTGGCGTAAAGTCGGATGAACTATATATCTATGCGGAAACGGATCTTGGCTTAATTCATGAAACGATTGCGGATGTGAAACCGACGTTTGTTATCGTGGACTCAATCCAAACGGTCCATCACCCCGAAGTGGCGTCAGCGCCTGGAAGTGTATCTCAAGTACGCGAATGTACAGCTCAACTGATGCGCATCGCCAAGACGCAGAACATCGCTATTTTCCTCGTGGGTCACGTGACGAAAGATGGCCAGATTGCAGGACCGCGGTTGCTTGAGCATATGGTGGATACCGTTCTGTATTTTGAAGGGGAGCGTCATCATACGTATCGGATTCTGCGCAGTGTGAAAAATCGGTTTGGCTCGACAAATGAAATCGCCATTTTTGAAATGTTGCAATCCGGGTTGAAGGAAGTGCTCAATCCGTCCGAATTGTTCCTCCAAGAAAGGTCTCAAGGTGGGCCCGGCTCGACGGTTGTCGCATCGATGGAAGGAACGCGCCCGATTCTTGTTGAAATTCAAGCGCTGGTCACTCCGTCGAGTTTCAACTATCCGAAGCGAATGGCAACCGGTCTCGATCAAAACAGAGTTTCCTTGTTGATGGCTGTGCTTGAGAAAAGGATGGGTATGCTGTTGCAGGCTCAGGATGCTTATATTAAAGTTGCGGGCGGCGTGAAGCTGGATGAACCGGCAATCGACCTCGCCGTGCTCATGAGCATTGTCTCTAGCTACCGTGATTTGGCGGCTGGGTTGTCTGACTGCTTTATCGGCGAAGTCGGCCTGACGGGCGAAGTACGCCGGGTCTCCCGCATCGAACAGCGTGTGACAGAGGCGGCAAAACTTGGTTTCGAACGCGTCATTGTTCCCGCTTCGAATCTCGGCGGCTGGGATTACCCGAAAGGCATCCGTGTGGTCGGTGTTGAAACAGTCAGCGATGCCTTGAAAATCGCTTTCAAAGAATGA
- a CDS encoding PIN/TRAM domain-containing protein encodes MLKKVVQVSFLLIGGTLGVLFLPHLFKLFSFTSSLLINNPYVSAILGAALLFLLSLFLTEPIINFIKWMEERLLKAPIFDLLFGTIGLMVGLSVAFLVSFGLSSIQIPVITSVLPILLSIILGYLGFQVGFKKREELIHALQSTKNSGLKKKEVEDAAGQTKGKLYKVLDTSVIIDGRIADISATGFLEGVLVVPQFVLTELQHIADSSDTLKRTKGRRGLDVLKRMQTDDGPNILITDEDFNGVPEVDMKLVHLAKSMDGLVVTNDFNLNKVADLHGVSVLNINDLANAVKPVVIPGEDMYVVIVKDGKEHNQGVAYLDDGTMIVVEDGKFHIGNAVDVVVTSVLQTSAGRMIFAKLKNGKISKVN; translated from the coding sequence ATGTTGAAAAAGGTAGTTCAAGTTTCATTCCTGCTAATTGGAGGAACGTTGGGTGTGTTATTTTTACCGCATTTATTCAAATTATTTTCTTTTACTTCGAGTCTATTAATAAACAATCCATACGTGTCCGCAATCCTTGGAGCAGCGCTTCTCTTTTTGCTCAGTCTTTTCTTAACTGAACCGATTATTAATTTTATTAAGTGGATGGAAGAGCGCTTACTGAAAGCGCCGATTTTCGACTTGCTCTTTGGTACAATTGGTCTCATGGTAGGTTTGAGTGTCGCATTCCTTGTCAGTTTTGGTTTGAGCAGTATTCAGATACCTGTCATTACGTCTGTACTTCCAATTCTTTTATCGATTATTCTTGGGTATCTCGGTTTTCAGGTCGGGTTTAAGAAACGGGAGGAACTGATCCATGCGCTGCAGTCTACAAAAAACAGTGGGCTCAAAAAGAAAGAAGTGGAGGATGCAGCGGGGCAAACAAAAGGTAAGCTCTACAAAGTCTTGGACACGAGTGTTATTATAGATGGTCGGATTGCCGATATTTCTGCAACCGGCTTTCTGGAAGGCGTGCTTGTAGTGCCGCAGTTCGTATTAACAGAGTTGCAGCATATTGCGGATTCCTCGGATACGTTAAAGCGGACAAAAGGCAGACGCGGGCTTGATGTTCTAAAACGCATGCAAACCGACGACGGTCCGAATATCCTTATAACGGACGAAGATTTCAACGGCGTTCCAGAGGTAGACATGAAGCTTGTGCATTTGGCGAAAAGTATGGACGGGCTTGTCGTGACAAATGACTTTAACTTGAATAAAGTCGCAGATTTACATGGTGTATCCGTGTTGAACATTAATGATCTTGCAAATGCTGTGAAACCGGTTGTCATTCCGGGAGAAGATATGTACGTCGTCATCGTTAAAGATGGCAAGGAGCATAATCAGGGTGTCGCCTATTTGGATGATGGCACAATGATCGTAGTCGAGGATGGGAAATTCCACATTGGCAACGCCGTTGATGTCGTTGTAACTAGTGTGTTACAAACGTCAGCAGGGCGAATGATTTTCGCAAAACTTAAAAATGGTAAGATTTCAAAAGTGAATTAA
- the gltX gene encoding glutamate--tRNA ligase encodes MTTEVRVRYAPSPTGHLHIGGARTALFNYLYARHHGGKFIVRIEDTDIERNIESGELSQLDNLKWLGIDYDESVDIGGPYGPYRQMERLDLYTKYGQEIVENGHAYKCFCTSEELEAERETQKAAGIAAPMYGGKCRNLSAEEVAEKEAAGLPHTIRMRVPENVTYKVEDLVRGTVSFESKDIGDWVLVKANGIPTYNFAVVIDDHFMKISHIFRGEEHLTNTPKQLMVFDVFGWQYPQFGHMTLIVNEDRKKLSKRDESIIQFISQYKDLGYLPDAMFNFFALLGWSPGGEEEIFTHEELIKMFDVSRLSKSPSMFDKQKLTWTNNQYVKKMSLDEVVEFALPYLQDAGLINKDMTEAETAWAHDLIALYQDQLSFGAEIVELSAQFFDHEIEYDEESQAVLAGEQVPEVMASFKEKLEALETFDAPSIKDAIKAVQKETGHKGKNLFMPIRVVTTGQMHGPELQASIALIGKEKSIARVAKYAKQ; translated from the coding sequence ATGACAACAGAAGTACGCGTACGTTATGCGCCAAGTCCGACAGGCCATTTACATATTGGAGGAGCACGGACTGCGCTTTTCAACTATCTTTATGCACGCCATCACGGAGGGAAATTTATCGTCCGAATCGAGGATACGGATATTGAACGTAATATCGAATCGGGAGAACTTTCCCAACTTGATAATTTAAAATGGCTGGGCATCGATTATGATGAATCAGTTGACATCGGAGGTCCATATGGTCCATATCGTCAAATGGAACGTCTTGACCTTTATACGAAATACGGTCAGGAAATCGTGGAGAATGGTCATGCTTACAAATGTTTCTGTACATCAGAAGAACTGGAAGCAGAGCGTGAAACCCAGAAGGCAGCAGGTATTGCAGCGCCAATGTATGGCGGTAAATGCCGCAATCTGAGCGCGGAAGAAGTAGCAGAAAAAGAAGCTGCCGGACTGCCGCATACAATTCGTATGCGTGTGCCGGAAAATGTTACGTATAAAGTGGAAGACCTTGTGCGTGGCACAGTGTCATTCGAATCGAAAGACATCGGTGACTGGGTTCTTGTGAAAGCGAACGGTATCCCGACTTATAATTTCGCGGTCGTAATCGACGATCATTTTATGAAAATATCCCACATATTCCGTGGAGAAGAACATTTGACGAACACACCAAAACAACTAATGGTGTTTGATGTCTTTGGTTGGCAATATCCGCAATTCGGTCATATGACACTAATTGTAAACGAAGATCGTAAAAAGCTTTCAAAACGCGATGAGTCGATTATTCAATTCATCTCACAATATAAAGACCTCGGGTACTTACCTGACGCGATGTTCAACTTCTTTGCATTGCTTGGCTGGTCGCCGGGTGGAGAAGAGGAGATTTTCACACACGAAGAGCTCATCAAGATGTTCGACGTAAGCCGATTATCTAAATCTCCATCTATGTTCGACAAACAAAAATTGACATGGACGAATAACCAATACGTGAAAAAAATGAGCCTCGATGAAGTGGTTGAATTTGCATTGCCATATCTTCAAGATGCCGGACTTATTAATAAAGATATGACAGAAGCGGAAACTGCTTGGGCACATGATCTAATCGCTCTTTATCAGGATCAGCTCAGCTTTGGAGCGGAAATTGTTGAACTATCCGCCCAGTTTTTCGATCATGAGATTGAATATGATGAAGAATCACAAGCTGTACTTGCCGGGGAACAGGTGCCTGAGGTCATGGCTTCATTCAAAGAAAAACTGGAAGCACTCGAAACTTTTGATGCACCGTCCATCAAAGACGCTATTAAAGCAGTCCAGAAGGAAACCGGCCATAAAGGGAAAAACTTATTTATGCCAATCCGTGTTGTGACAACAGGTCAGATGCATGGGCCTGAATTACAGGCATCCATTGCTTTAATAGGTAAAGAAAAGTCAATCGCGCGAGTTGCTAAATACGCAAAACAATAA